The following are encoded together in the Planctobacterium marinum genome:
- a CDS encoding redoxin domain-containing protein has protein sequence MKKFVSYVKRSIAVTLLILPNLLSAAKVDAPAPDFVLLNTQGEQVKLSDYRGQYVVLEWTNHLCPYVQKHYSGGNMQGLQNKYTEQDVVWLSIISSAPGKQGHIDGDKADSLTTERGAAPTAVLFDPEGTTGKQYNAKTTPHMYVIDPQGMLRYAGAIDSIKSANPADIAKATNYLDQSMMQLLAGQPVSEKMTVPYGCTIKYKG, from the coding sequence ATGAAAAAATTTGTCAGTTACGTTAAACGCAGTATTGCTGTCACGCTGTTGATTTTACCGAATTTGCTCTCTGCCGCAAAAGTAGATGCGCCCGCGCCAGATTTTGTATTGCTGAATACGCAAGGTGAACAGGTCAAACTTTCTGATTATCGAGGTCAATACGTAGTCCTCGAGTGGACTAATCACCTTTGTCCCTATGTGCAAAAGCATTATAGCGGCGGCAATATGCAAGGATTACAAAACAAATACACTGAGCAAGATGTGGTTTGGTTATCGATTATCTCGTCTGCTCCGGGCAAACAGGGCCATATTGATGGCGATAAAGCTGACAGCTTAACAACCGAACGGGGCGCTGCACCCACTGCTGTTTTGTTTGATCCGGAAGGCACAACGGGCAAGCAGTATAATGCGAAAACCACGCCCCACATGTATGTAATCGACCCACAAGGGATGTTGCGTTATGCAGGTGCAATCGACAGTATAAAATCTGCCAACCCAGCCGACATTGCCAAAGCCACTAATTATCTCGATCAGAGCATGATGCAATTGTTAGCCGGGCAGCCAGTATCAGAAAAAATGACTGTCCCTTATGGTTGTACCATTAAATACAAAGGCTAG
- a CDS encoding protein-disulfide reductase DsbD family protein has product MYNLLIGLVFLLVTTAVKAGTWATGPHIRVDLLAENQSFTTASENWIGVYLQPESQWHTYWLNPGDSGEAPQVKWTAFINGEPDEGGQVQFGEIHWPVPERIPVAHLVNFGYSEAHLLMLPVAVAQTTKPGDKIQIQAELSWLVCKEDCIPGWATLTIERVVSEQQIATPEQLLFQSTRQQWPADTTLSAQYELTEQHLTVAMPEQVSRLQNALFLFPERSDLIKHNAVQQRIEIDGTSAFVLEKSEYFSGSNEPVRLLVSDGKQGYWLSAKLNTAAQFSSNSNSNSSLLLMVIFAFTGGLILNLMPCVLPVLAIKGLSLTNQSEGRSVKFAYMLGVICSFLLFALLILAVKQAGQNIGWGFHMQEPLVLMALCLLFTYIILMLLDIAPGTEALMGVGQNLTAKNQFQHHFLTGVLAVLVASPCTAPFMGVAMGAAMVSPPLHTVLIFFSLGFGFALPMTLLHMFPALARLLPKPGIWMETFKQFLVFPMLGTLIWLLWVFSGQAGNQAQLLLSTCLVLFALTFWAKTKGIISLYIVCGLLSGALFWFAQPKSEFSETHGVDIAATWSEQRLAQLRNNNQVVLVNMTADWCITCKVNEQVAFEYETVRQLLAQQDVHYLVGDWTNKNDEILQYLNRYQRVGVPLYVLYAGREFKRVLPQILTPQILKSAIVEAQEAL; this is encoded by the coding sequence GTGTATAACCTGCTTATCGGTTTGGTCTTTTTACTTGTAACCACTGCTGTTAAGGCGGGTACATGGGCTACCGGACCCCACATCCGGGTGGATTTGTTAGCTGAAAATCAATCCTTTACTACTGCCTCTGAAAATTGGATTGGCGTGTATTTGCAACCAGAATCACAATGGCATACCTACTGGTTAAACCCTGGAGATTCAGGAGAGGCACCACAAGTTAAATGGACAGCTTTCATAAACGGAGAGCCTGATGAAGGAGGGCAAGTTCAATTTGGTGAAATCCATTGGCCTGTTCCAGAGCGCATTCCGGTAGCCCATTTGGTGAACTTCGGCTACAGCGAGGCGCATTTGCTCATGCTGCCTGTAGCGGTGGCTCAGACCACTAAGCCAGGCGATAAAATACAAATTCAGGCAGAACTTTCATGGTTAGTGTGCAAAGAGGACTGTATACCCGGTTGGGCTACGTTAACGATTGAACGGGTAGTATCGGAACAGCAAATTGCCACTCCAGAGCAGTTGTTGTTTCAATCTACCCGCCAACAATGGCCTGCCGACACAACGTTATCCGCTCAGTACGAACTCACTGAGCAACACCTTACAGTTGCTATGCCTGAGCAGGTAAGTAGGTTGCAAAATGCGCTTTTTCTATTTCCAGAGCGCTCGGACCTTATCAAACACAATGCTGTTCAACAGCGAATTGAAATAGATGGCACAAGCGCTTTTGTATTGGAAAAATCAGAGTATTTTTCCGGATCGAATGAGCCAGTTCGGTTGCTGGTCTCTGATGGTAAACAGGGCTATTGGCTCAGCGCGAAACTCAATACCGCTGCTCAATTCAGTTCCAATTCTAATTCCAATTCGTCTTTGTTGTTGATGGTGATATTCGCTTTTACCGGCGGATTGATTTTAAATCTTATGCCTTGTGTATTGCCGGTTTTGGCTATCAAAGGCTTGAGTTTGACGAATCAGTCAGAGGGCAGAAGCGTTAAATTTGCATATATGCTTGGTGTGATTTGCAGCTTTTTGCTGTTTGCTTTGTTGATATTGGCCGTGAAACAAGCGGGGCAAAATATTGGCTGGGGCTTTCATATGCAGGAGCCTTTGGTACTCATGGCACTATGTCTGTTGTTTACCTATATCATCTTGATGCTGCTGGACATTGCACCGGGCACAGAAGCATTAATGGGGGTAGGGCAAAATCTGACAGCGAAAAATCAGTTTCAACATCACTTCCTCACCGGTGTTTTGGCGGTGCTTGTGGCATCACCTTGTACTGCGCCATTTATGGGGGTGGCGATGGGAGCGGCGATGGTGAGTCCACCCTTACATACTGTCTTGATTTTTTTCAGTCTGGGTTTTGGCTTCGCTTTGCCTATGACACTGCTACACATGTTTCCTGCGCTGGCTCGATTATTACCTAAGCCCGGCATCTGGATGGAAACCTTCAAGCAGTTCCTGGTGTTTCCAATGCTGGGGACGCTAATCTGGTTGCTGTGGGTGTTTTCTGGTCAGGCAGGAAATCAGGCACAACTGCTGCTAAGCACCTGTTTGGTGTTGTTTGCGCTTACCTTTTGGGCAAAAACCAAAGGTATTATTAGTTTGTATATCGTTTGTGGGCTGTTATCCGGCGCGCTATTTTGGTTTGCGCAACCCAAATCTGAGTTCTCAGAAACTCATGGTGTCGATATCGCAGCAACATGGTCTGAACAACGCCTGGCTCAGTTGAGAAACAACAATCAGGTAGTCTTGGTAAACATGACGGCAGACTGGTGCATTACCTGCAAAGTTAATGAGCAGGTGGCCTTTGAATACGAAACAGTGCGACAACTGTTGGCGCAACAAGATGTGCATTATCTGGTAGGGGATTGGACCAACAAAAACGATGAAATTTTACAATATCTGAACCGTTATCAAAGGGTTGGCGTACCTCTATATGTGTTATATGCCGGGCGGGAATTTAAACGAGTATTACCACAAATACTTACACCGCAGATACTTAAATCAGCCATTGTGGAAGCTCAGGAGGCTTTATGA
- a CDS encoding DUF4174 domain-containing protein — protein sequence MINTPVTVPLFTVLLLFFTQSTATTIHSEATYSQEDPIPEMTSLRWQNRLILVKPVQPEHHKQIQRFHREFIAEIEARKVLLFQQIHKNVFKPIATPLAEPLFYKAHYKVPPGEALLIGLDGEVKARSSLTIPELAELLWKIDTMPIRKRELEQR from the coding sequence ATGATAAATACGCCTGTTACGGTGCCTTTGTTCACTGTCTTACTGTTATTTTTTACCCAAAGCACGGCCACTACAATTCACAGTGAAGCAACTTATAGCCAAGAAGATCCAATACCAGAGATGACCTCCCTGCGTTGGCAAAATCGTCTGATACTGGTTAAGCCCGTACAACCTGAACATCACAAGCAAATTCAGCGTTTTCACCGCGAGTTTATTGCAGAAATCGAAGCGCGGAAGGTGTTACTATTTCAGCAAATACATAAGAATGTATTCAAACCCATAGCCACGCCTTTGGCAGAGCCCTTATTTTACAAGGCACACTATAAGGTCCCTCCCGGAGAAGCATTACTGATTGGGCTAGATGGCGAAGTTAAAGCGCGCTCTTCACTGACAATACCTGAACTTGCGGAATTACTTTGGAAAATAGACACTATGCCGATACGCAAGCGTGAACTTGAACAGCGTTGA
- a CDS encoding serine hydrolase domain-containing protein — protein sequence MSKWIVGLLTAAIAVIAFVYVNLDADMRRLLKALPTDTNILFWSIEQRDAGFRTIDRVPLLVKSSPVKAGSKVRELATGAPLKLKIDVEQYMQSQRSAGMVIIHNGVVRLERYGLDFNSTGRWTSFSVAKSFTSTLVGIAIKDGYISSIDDKVSDYISDLKGSVYDDVSIAQLLTMTSGVKWNEDYEDPNSDVAQLNLHVPVEGMDSTVSYMRNLEREAPAGSKWLYKTGETNLIGVLVSAATGKTLSAYLSEKIWVPFGMQQDASWLLGVTGHEISGCCVQAAIRDFARMGLFFLEEGKIAGNAILPPDWIAVATSKQADIGTPGKGYGYQWWTYDDGSYAARGIFGQGIFIDPNRNLVIASNANWPRASMKTTLGAEREAFYRAVQQAIDAENN from the coding sequence ATGTCTAAATGGATTGTTGGGTTGCTCACTGCTGCAATTGCAGTGATTGCATTCGTTTATGTGAATCTTGACGCAGATATGCGACGGCTTCTCAAAGCACTGCCCACTGATACCAATATTTTGTTCTGGTCTATCGAGCAACGCGATGCCGGATTTCGCACCATCGATAGAGTTCCGCTTCTGGTAAAATCCAGTCCTGTTAAAGCGGGCAGCAAGGTACGTGAATTAGCTACAGGTGCCCCACTTAAGTTAAAAATAGATGTAGAGCAGTACATGCAAAGCCAACGCTCTGCGGGCATGGTTATCATTCACAATGGTGTGGTGAGATTAGAGCGCTATGGTTTAGATTTTAATAGTACAGGCCGCTGGACAAGCTTTTCTGTGGCGAAATCCTTTACCTCAACGTTAGTGGGAATCGCCATTAAAGACGGTTATATCAGCAGCATTGACGACAAGGTGTCGGATTACATCAGCGATCTCAAAGGCTCTGTTTACGATGATGTGTCCATTGCACAGTTACTTACCATGACGTCAGGGGTAAAATGGAATGAGGACTATGAGGATCCCAACAGTGATGTGGCCCAGCTTAACCTGCATGTTCCCGTCGAAGGCATGGACTCTACAGTCAGTTACATGCGTAACCTTGAACGCGAGGCTCCCGCAGGTAGTAAATGGCTTTATAAAACCGGGGAAACCAATCTGATTGGGGTATTGGTGAGCGCTGCCACTGGCAAAACACTGTCAGCATATCTGTCAGAGAAAATCTGGGTCCCCTTTGGCATGCAGCAAGATGCCAGCTGGCTATTGGGTGTAACCGGCCACGAAATCAGTGGCTGTTGTGTTCAGGCCGCCATTCGTGACTTCGCCAGAATGGGGCTGTTCTTTTTAGAAGAGGGAAAAATAGCTGGCAATGCTATTCTGCCGCCAGATTGGATCGCCGTTGCCACCAGCAAACAAGCGGATATTGGCACACCCGGTAAAGGCTATGGTTATCAGTGGTGGACCTACGACGATGGCAGCTATGCCGCCAGAGGGATATTTGGCCAGGGTATTTTTATCGATCCAAACAGAAACCTGGTAATTGCTTCAAATGCCAATTGGCCCAGAGCAAGCATGAAAACAACCTTAGGAGCAGAAAGAGAAGCCTTTTATCGCGCCGTGCAACAGGCGATTGACGCTGAAAACAACTGA
- a CDS encoding choice-of-anchor I family protein, whose protein sequence is MKRTLLSLAVLAVLAGCSGDDGEQGATGPQGPQGDTGSAGTPGQDASLGVSMGVVGRALLNPEDPEGAAEIVQYHVATQTVFAINSAADVPTVEMIDISGLTADELSNPLSDTNLTSSALLLETEANSITLGSPNSIAVAGDWMAVAVAADAHADNGVVLFYNGLDAGTPAYVKAVTVGNLPDMVTFTPDGSKVLVANEGEPADDYSVDPEGSIAVIDIIDDMPADTATIIDFSAYNGMQATLEAQGMHFPNPSGRTINGNLIDISVAQDLEPEYITATNEVAFVALQENNGLAIVDLTDNSVEVVGLGFKDWSGLMIDGMEDGGVSFGTYENLYGMYQPDTIASYSWNGANFIVTANEGDAREYFFDTLDADGNQDEALCEAAGGQDFDEDDGCLSYTDETQARRLDYAAGSALETAAGDDPRDFDFSAFPIGRLNVTSELGDSDNDGIYENIYAYGARSFTIWDTNGLVVFDSGDDFERITASVHGDEFNNNDDENEGDSRSANKGPEPEALTIGMVGDRTYAFIGLERMGGIFVYDITNPYNTQFVDYVINRDTTEGADLAGDLAPEGMVFIAAENSPTGNALVVVGNEISGTVTLWQVTEN, encoded by the coding sequence ATGAAACGTACTCTTTTATCACTGGCGGTTTTAGCCGTACTTGCAGGTTGCTCTGGCGACGATGGCGAACAAGGCGCAACCGGACCACAAGGTCCCCAAGGTGACACCGGCTCAGCAGGTACACCCGGTCAAGATGCCTCTTTAGGTGTAAGCATGGGTGTAGTGGGACGCGCGCTACTCAATCCCGAAGACCCGGAAGGGGCAGCGGAAATTGTACAGTATCATGTAGCAACACAAACGGTCTTCGCCATTAACAGTGCCGCAGATGTCCCCACCGTTGAGATGATTGATATCTCTGGCTTAACAGCAGATGAGTTATCCAATCCTCTTTCCGATACTAACCTGACTTCAAGCGCCTTATTACTGGAAACCGAAGCCAATAGCATCACCCTGGGCAGTCCTAATAGCATTGCCGTTGCAGGTGACTGGATGGCCGTTGCTGTGGCGGCTGATGCCCATGCCGATAACGGCGTAGTTCTGTTTTACAATGGTTTAGATGCCGGCACACCTGCTTATGTAAAAGCGGTAACTGTAGGTAATCTGCCTGATATGGTGACCTTCACTCCTGATGGCAGCAAAGTGCTGGTAGCCAATGAAGGTGAGCCTGCTGACGATTATTCAGTAGATCCTGAAGGCTCCATTGCGGTTATCGATATCATTGATGACATGCCAGCTGATACCGCAACTATCATCGACTTTAGCGCTTACAATGGAATGCAGGCCACTCTTGAAGCACAGGGCATGCACTTCCCTAACCCGTCAGGTCGCACTATCAATGGCAACCTGATTGACATCAGCGTAGCGCAAGACCTGGAGCCCGAATACATCACTGCGACCAACGAAGTGGCTTTTGTTGCTCTGCAGGAAAACAACGGTTTAGCCATTGTCGATTTAACGGATAACAGCGTTGAAGTTGTTGGCCTGGGCTTCAAAGACTGGAGCGGACTGATGATTGACGGCATGGAAGACGGTGGCGTGAGCTTCGGTACTTATGAAAACCTGTACGGTATGTACCAGCCAGATACCATCGCTTCTTATAGTTGGAATGGCGCAAATTTCATCGTTACTGCTAACGAAGGTGATGCGCGTGAGTATTTCTTCGACACGTTGGATGCCGATGGCAATCAGGATGAAGCGCTTTGTGAAGCGGCAGGTGGCCAGGACTTTGATGAGGATGATGGCTGCTTGTCTTATACAGACGAGACTCAGGCACGTCGTCTTGATTACGCCGCAGGCTCAGCCCTGGAAACGGCAGCGGGTGACGATCCCAGAGATTTTGATTTCAGCGCCTTCCCCATTGGTCGCCTGAATGTTACTTCAGAATTAGGTGATAGCGATAACGACGGTATATACGAAAACATCTATGCGTACGGCGCGCGCTCTTTCACTATCTGGGATACAAATGGCCTGGTAGTTTTCGATTCAGGAGACGACTTTGAGCGCATTACCGCATCGGTACACGGTGATGAATTCAATAACAACGATGATGAAAACGAAGGGGATTCCCGCTCCGCTAATAAAGGGCCAGAGCCTGAAGCCTTAACCATAGGCATGGTGGGCGATCGCACTTATGCCTTCATTGGCCTTGAGCGTATGGGTGGTATCTTCGTTTACGACATCACTAACCCTTACAACACGCAATTTGTAGATTACGTAATCAACCGTGATACTACCGAAGGGGCTGACCTGGCAGGCGACTTAGCTCCTGAAGGCATGGTGTTTATTGCCGCAGAAAACAGCCCTACAGGCAACGCCTTAGTTGTCGTCGGTAATGAAATCAGCGGAACAGTTACCCTGTGGCAGGTGACTGAAAACTAA
- a CDS encoding LacI family DNA-binding transcriptional regulator, with the protein MATIKQVSELAGVSLATVSRVINNTDQVKPGTKAKVEDAMKTLGYRPNFIAQSLASNKSNTVGYVVPELHGSFFGDLLSGTERLLKQANKHLFIAAGHSNEVDEVKAIESLLSRRCDALILHLEAVSNDYLVQLAKDNVDFVVVNRFIAEISERCVTLDNVKGGYIATQALIDNGHKSIAYITGSLWKADAEDRFTGHKAALQEAGIALRPELVFEGDFQADSGYKGMSQLLNSGETITAVCCGNDEMAYGAAEAIREKGLRIPDDISLVGFDDIEFSRFLQPKLSTVKYPMRDIGETAAKMILQKIYNKDFSVKHHIFDPVMISRNSIKTL; encoded by the coding sequence ATGGCAACCATCAAGCAGGTTTCGGAACTGGCCGGTGTTTCTCTGGCGACAGTATCACGAGTCATTAACAACACCGATCAGGTTAAACCAGGAACCAAAGCCAAAGTCGAAGACGCTATGAAAACCTTGGGCTATCGCCCTAATTTTATCGCCCAGTCCTTAGCCTCCAATAAAAGTAACACGGTTGGCTACGTAGTGCCTGAACTGCATGGCTCCTTTTTTGGCGACCTGCTATCGGGAACCGAACGGCTATTAAAACAAGCCAATAAACACTTGTTTATTGCTGCCGGTCACAGTAACGAAGTAGATGAAGTTAAAGCCATTGAGTCGTTGTTAAGTCGCCGCTGCGATGCCCTTATCCTGCACCTTGAAGCCGTATCTAACGATTACCTTGTGCAACTGGCCAAGGATAACGTGGATTTTGTGGTGGTTAACCGGTTTATCGCCGAGATTTCCGAACGCTGTGTCACTCTGGATAACGTCAAAGGCGGTTACATCGCCACACAGGCACTAATAGACAACGGCCACAAAAGCATTGCTTACATTACGGGCTCATTATGGAAAGCTGATGCCGAGGATCGCTTTACCGGCCATAAAGCGGCATTGCAAGAAGCCGGTATTGCCTTGCGTCCTGAGCTGGTGTTCGAAGGAGATTTTCAGGCTGATTCTGGCTATAAAGGTATGAGCCAATTACTAAACTCAGGCGAGACAATCACAGCAGTTTGTTGTGGCAATGATGAGATGGCTTATGGTGCAGCCGAGGCCATTCGGGAAAAAGGATTGCGCATCCCTGACGACATTTCACTGGTGGGCTTCGACGACATCGAATTTTCACGCTTTTTACAACCTAAACTCAGCACAGTGAAATACCCCATGAGAGATATTGGGGAAACCGCAGCCAAGATGATACTGCAAAAAATATATAACAAGGATTTTAGTGTCAAACACCACATTTTTGACCCTGTTATGATTTCCCGTAACAGTATAAAAACCCTCTAA
- a CDS encoding sugar MFS transporter, giving the protein MAGNFSGGAATNQSNGAHINNQFALISLTSLFFIWGLITSLNDILIPHLKGVFELSYTQAMLVQFCFFSAYFLISIPAGKLIQKSGYQKGIVIGLVTAALGCLIFIPSAKLTAYWMFLGALFILASGITILQVAANPLVTLMGKPETASARLNMTQAFNSLGATAGPIVGGMLIFGGSHGAEASVDKVILPYFTLALILVVLGLYFKRIHIPDTHTTEASEDVVETTESAWKYKHLVLGAIGIFTYVGAEVSIGSFLVNYISDENIGAMTQGEAANYVAYFWGGALIGRFIGALIMNYIKANKILAFNSVMAILLLITTITTSGKIAMWSVILVGLFNSIMFPTIFSLAIKNLGKATSQGSGILCLAIVGGAIIPLLQGVLADSIGVQLSFILPLVCYVYISFYGVAGFKPQKMAQ; this is encoded by the coding sequence ATGGCTGGAAACTTTAGTGGCGGAGCCGCGACCAATCAAAGCAATGGGGCACATATTAATAATCAATTTGCTTTGATTTCTCTTACCTCACTATTTTTCATTTGGGGACTTATCACCTCCCTTAACGATATTCTTATCCCGCATTTAAAAGGGGTTTTCGAATTGAGTTATACCCAGGCAATGCTGGTGCAGTTTTGCTTTTTCAGTGCCTACTTTCTGATTTCCATCCCCGCGGGTAAGTTAATTCAAAAATCGGGCTATCAGAAAGGCATTGTTATTGGCCTTGTTACTGCTGCATTGGGATGCTTGATATTCATCCCGTCAGCAAAACTAACGGCGTACTGGATGTTTCTGGGCGCACTGTTCATACTCGCGTCGGGTATCACTATTTTACAAGTGGCGGCTAATCCGCTGGTAACACTGATGGGCAAGCCTGAAACCGCTTCTGCCAGGCTTAATATGACCCAGGCGTTTAACTCACTTGGCGCCACGGCTGGGCCTATTGTTGGCGGCATGCTGATTTTTGGCGGTAGTCATGGTGCAGAAGCATCCGTAGACAAAGTCATCCTTCCCTACTTTACATTGGCATTAATACTGGTTGTTTTGGGCCTTTATTTTAAACGCATTCACATTCCGGATACCCATACCACAGAGGCGTCCGAAGACGTGGTTGAAACCACAGAATCAGCTTGGAAATACAAACATCTGGTGCTGGGTGCCATCGGCATATTCACCTACGTGGGCGCAGAGGTCTCCATTGGTAGCTTCTTGGTAAACTATATTTCAGATGAAAATATCGGTGCCATGACCCAAGGTGAAGCCGCCAATTATGTCGCTTACTTTTGGGGAGGCGCACTCATCGGACGCTTTATTGGCGCGCTGATAATGAACTATATAAAAGCTAACAAAATATTGGCTTTTAATAGTGTAATGGCCATTTTACTGTTAATCACCACCATTACCACGTCGGGCAAAATCGCCATGTGGAGTGTTATTTTGGTTGGCCTGTTTAACTCTATTATGTTTCCTACCATTTTCAGTCTGGCCATTAAAAACCTGGGTAAAGCCACAAGCCAGGGTTCGGGGATTTTGTGCCTGGCCATCGTTGGCGGCGCGATAATCCCACTTTTGCAGGGCGTTTTAGCCGACTCTATTGGCGTGCAACTGTCTTTCATTTTACCCCTGGTGTGCTATGTCTATATATCATTCTATGGCGTTGCAGGCTTTAAGCCGCAAAAAATGGCGCAATAA